From the genome of Streptacidiphilus rugosus AM-16, one region includes:
- a CDS encoding ABC transporter ATP-binding protein, producing the protein MSMESTAWMQLHSVMNAQQERRPFDRATLRRIGAFARPHRRRIWQFVVLSVATALLAVATPVLAGRVVDAIVSHGDQSTVIRLALLIALIALAEAGFGILGRWLSSTLGEGLILDLRTAVFDHVQRMPVAFFTRTRTGALVSRLNNDVIGAQRAFSNTLSGVVSNLVTLLLTLVVMLTLSWQITLLALVLLPLFVIPARRTGSRMAKLQREAANLNAAMGTRMTERFSAPGATLVKLFGRPEDESVEFAARARRVRDIGVRTAMAQSVFITALTLVSALALALVYGLGGWFALRGTLQPGAVVSLALLLTRLYAPLTSLAGARVEVMSALVSFERVFEVLDLKPLIEEKPEARAVPEGPAAVEFDDVRFGYPSADKVSLASLEEVAALDTRSGAEVLHGISFRAEPGQTVALVGSSGAGKSTIAQLLPRLYDTDEGAVRIGGVDVRDLSAESMRATLGMVTQDGHLFHDSVRENLLLARPGADEDELWDVLRRARLEDLVRSLPDGLDTVVGERGYRLSGGERQRMTIARLLLARQRVVILDEATAHLDNTSEAAVQEALAEALEGRTAVVIAHRLSTIRAADLILVVEAGRIVERGTHEELLAAAGRYAELHRTQFERHTHGTGVKETAGAGLGEPVA; encoded by the coding sequence ATGAGCATGGAGAGCACCGCCTGGATGCAGCTGCACAGCGTCATGAACGCGCAGCAGGAGCGCCGCCCCTTCGACCGCGCCACACTGCGGCGCATCGGCGCCTTCGCCCGACCGCACCGCCGCCGTATCTGGCAGTTCGTGGTGCTGAGCGTGGCGACCGCGCTGCTCGCCGTCGCCACGCCGGTGCTCGCGGGGCGCGTCGTCGACGCGATCGTCTCCCACGGCGACCAGAGCACCGTCATACGACTCGCCCTGCTCATCGCTCTCATCGCGCTCGCCGAGGCGGGCTTCGGGATCCTCGGGCGCTGGCTGTCCTCGACGCTCGGTGAAGGACTCATCCTCGATCTGCGGACAGCCGTGTTCGACCACGTGCAGCGGATGCCGGTCGCGTTCTTCACGCGTACGCGTACGGGCGCCCTCGTCAGTCGCCTCAACAACGACGTGATCGGCGCGCAGCGCGCCTTCAGCAACACCCTCTCCGGAGTCGTCAGCAATCTGGTGACCCTGCTGCTGACCCTCGTCGTGATGCTCACTCTCTCCTGGCAGATCACGCTGCTCGCGCTGGTGCTGCTGCCGCTGTTCGTGATCCCCGCGCGGCGGACGGGCAGCCGGATGGCGAAGCTCCAGCGCGAGGCCGCCAACCTCAACGCGGCCATGGGCACCCGGATGACCGAACGGTTCTCGGCACCCGGCGCCACCCTGGTCAAGCTCTTCGGGCGGCCCGAGGACGAGTCCGTCGAGTTCGCCGCGCGGGCCCGGCGGGTGCGGGACATCGGGGTGCGGACGGCGATGGCACAGTCGGTGTTCATCACCGCTCTGACGCTCGTCTCCGCCCTGGCGCTCGCGCTCGTCTACGGGCTCGGCGGCTGGTTCGCCCTGCGCGGCACCCTGCAGCCGGGCGCCGTGGTGTCCCTGGCACTGCTGCTGACCCGCCTCTACGCGCCGCTCACGTCGCTCGCGGGGGCGCGCGTCGAGGTCATGAGCGCTCTGGTCAGCTTCGAGCGCGTCTTCGAGGTCCTCGACCTCAAGCCGCTGATCGAGGAGAAGCCGGAGGCCCGCGCCGTGCCCGAGGGGCCCGCCGCCGTGGAGTTCGACGACGTCCGTTTCGGCTACCCGTCCGCCGACAAGGTCTCCCTCGCCTCGCTGGAGGAGGTCGCCGCCCTGGACACCCGCAGCGGCGCGGAGGTCCTGCACGGCATCAGCTTCCGCGCCGAACCCGGCCAGACCGTCGCCCTGGTCGGCTCGTCCGGCGCCGGGAAGTCGACCATCGCGCAGTTGCTGCCGCGCCTGTACGACACCGACGAGGGAGCCGTCCGCATCGGCGGCGTCGACGTACGTGACCTGAGCGCCGAGTCCATGCGGGCGACCCTCGGCATGGTCACCCAGGACGGGCACCTCTTCCACGACTCCGTGCGCGAGAACCTGCTGCTCGCGCGGCCCGGGGCCGACGAGGACGAGCTGTGGGACGTGCTGCGCCGGGCACGCCTCGAAGATCTCGTACGCTCGCTGCCCGACGGCCTCGACACCGTGGTCGGCGAGCGCGGCTACCGCCTCTCCGGCGGCGAGCGCCAGCGCATGACCATCGCCCGGTTGCTGCTGGCCCGCCAGCGCGTCGTGATCCTCGACGAGGCCACCGCCCACCTGGACAACACCTCGGAAGCGGCCGTCCAGGAGGCACTCGCGGAGGCCCTGGAGGGGCGGACCGCCGTGGTCATCGCCCACCGACTGTCGACGATCCGCGCGGCCGACCTGATCCTCGTCGTCGAAGCCGGCCGGATCGTGGAGCGCGGCACGCACGAGGAACTGCTGGCGGCGGCCGGCCGGTACGCCGAGCTCCACCGGACGCAGTTCGAGAGGCACACGCACGGGACGGGCGTGAAGGAGACCGCGGGAGCGGGCCTCGGGGAGCCGGTGGCCTAG
- the rho gene encoding transcription termination factor Rho produces MTTLLETPTQTQLTLTAGVFDLDGNRGVLRVGGYLPGPDDVSVSAQQVRRFGLRRGDLVETGPEGIARVNGRAPETLSGRPAFAELTPLHPQERLRLETDPGRLTTRVIDLLAPVGKGQRGLIVAPPKTGKTAVLQALADAIARNHPECHLMVLLVDERPEEVTEMTRSVRGEVLASTFDRPAKEHTRLASLAVERAKRLVEAGQDVVMLVDSLTRLCRAHNAIATAGQGRTLSGGVDAGALLGPKQFFGAARNIENGGSLTILATALVETGSRADDYYFEELKSTGNLEIRLDRALAAKRVFPAVVPTGTGTRREELLTHPDELTALHRLRRALAAQQPQQAVELMLERLKKTSTNAEFLRQVQLTTPAAR; encoded by the coding sequence GTGACCACCCTTCTCGAAACCCCCACCCAGACCCAACTCACCCTCACCGCCGGGGTCTTCGACCTCGACGGCAACCGCGGCGTGCTGCGCGTCGGCGGATACCTCCCCGGGCCGGACGACGTGTCCGTCAGCGCGCAGCAGGTCCGCCGCTTCGGGCTGCGCCGCGGCGACCTGGTCGAGACCGGCCCGGAGGGCATCGCCCGCGTCAACGGCCGTGCGCCCGAGACGCTTTCCGGCCGACCGGCGTTCGCCGAGCTGACCCCGCTGCACCCGCAGGAGCGGCTGCGCCTGGAGACCGACCCAGGTCGGCTGACCACCCGCGTCATCGACCTGCTCGCGCCGGTCGGCAAGGGCCAGCGGGGCCTGATCGTCGCCCCACCCAAGACCGGCAAGACCGCCGTGCTGCAGGCGCTGGCCGACGCGATCGCCCGCAACCACCCCGAGTGCCACCTCATGGTGCTCCTGGTCGACGAGCGCCCGGAGGAGGTCACCGAGATGACCCGCTCCGTCCGCGGCGAGGTCCTCGCCTCCACCTTCGACCGGCCGGCCAAGGAGCACACCAGGCTCGCCTCGCTCGCGGTCGAGCGGGCCAAGCGCCTGGTCGAGGCCGGCCAGGACGTGGTGATGCTGGTCGACTCGCTGACCCGCCTCTGCCGCGCCCACAACGCCATCGCCACGGCCGGCCAGGGCCGCACGCTCAGCGGCGGCGTCGACGCCGGCGCGCTGCTCGGGCCGAAGCAGTTCTTCGGCGCGGCCCGCAACATCGAGAACGGCGGCTCGCTGACCATCCTGGCCACCGCCCTGGTGGAGACCGGATCGCGCGCCGACGACTACTACTTCGAGGAGCTCAAGAGCACCGGGAACCTGGAGATCCGCCTCGACCGCGCCCTCGCGGCGAAGCGCGTCTTCCCCGCCGTCGTCCCGACCGGCACCGGCACCCGCCGCGAGGAACTCCTCACCCACCCCGACGAACTGACCGCGCTCCACCGCCTCCGCCGCGCCCTCGCGGCCCAGCAGCCGCAGCAGGCCGTGGAGCTGATGCTGGAACGCCTGAAGAAGACCTCGACCAACGCCGAGTTCCTCCGTCAGGTCCAGCTCACCACCCCGGCCGCCCGCTGA
- a CDS encoding MazG-like family protein: protein MTDSSWATIAELERWLSENGPEPAPADRTPAADRTRLLLQILKISEEAGEVAEAVIGAMGQNPRKGFSHSWEDVESELYDVIITSMVALTSLNPDAGTVFAQHLARVAERAFGPSR, encoded by the coding sequence ATGACCGATTCCTCCTGGGCCACCATCGCCGAACTGGAGCGCTGGCTGTCCGAGAACGGCCCCGAGCCCGCACCGGCCGACAGGACTCCAGCGGCCGACAGGACCCGGCTGCTGCTGCAGATCCTCAAGATCTCCGAGGAGGCCGGCGAGGTGGCCGAGGCCGTCATCGGGGCGATGGGGCAGAACCCCCGCAAGGGCTTCTCGCACAGCTGGGAGGACGTGGAGAGCGAGCTGTACGACGTCATCATCACCTCGATGGTGGCGCTGACCAGCCTCAACCCCGATGCGGGGACCGTGTTCGCACAGCATCTGGCACGGGTCGCCGAGCGCGCGTTCGGGCCGTCTCGATGA
- a CDS encoding oxygenase MpaB family protein, with product MWLRERIRRQVYATVHGQGLDLTRYDRPVGDPGLFGPDSVVWLVHGDLPGMFTGGVAALLLQSLHPLAMAGVDQHSLYRDDPIDRLNRTAGFVTVTSYGSTEEAEAAIARVRRIHAYVRGTAPDGRPYDASDPELLRWVHVAETACFLAGYQRYARRPLTRPEQDRYFDEVALTAERLGATEVPRSLAEVHAYLREVRPRLAATEAALAAVAFLRTPGALIPSAGGDAALRILVNGGIDLLPHWALVELGLPRRSALRASAERASVRALAVALRYGCEPSVVIETARTRARRPVPDAVRTRSPHRG from the coding sequence GTGTGGCTCCGTGAGCGGATCAGGCGGCAGGTCTACGCGACGGTCCACGGCCAGGGCCTGGATCTGACGCGCTACGACCGGCCCGTCGGCGATCCCGGACTCTTCGGTCCGGACAGCGTGGTCTGGCTGGTGCACGGCGACCTCCCCGGCATGTTCACCGGCGGTGTCGCCGCCCTGCTGCTGCAGTCGCTGCATCCGCTGGCCATGGCCGGCGTCGACCAGCACTCGCTCTACCGCGATGATCCGATCGACCGGCTCAACCGCACCGCGGGGTTCGTCACCGTCACCAGCTACGGCTCGACCGAGGAGGCCGAGGCGGCGATCGCCCGGGTCCGACGGATCCACGCGTACGTGCGCGGCACGGCCCCCGACGGCCGCCCCTACGACGCGAGCGATCCCGAACTGCTGCGCTGGGTCCACGTCGCCGAGACCGCCTGCTTCCTGGCCGGCTACCAGCGCTACGCCCGCCGCCCGCTGACCCGGCCCGAGCAGGACCGCTACTTCGACGAGGTCGCGCTGACCGCCGAGCGCCTCGGTGCGACGGAGGTTCCGCGCTCGCTCGCCGAGGTGCACGCCTACCTGCGCGAGGTCAGGCCCCGACTCGCGGCCACGGAAGCGGCCCTGGCCGCGGTGGCCTTCCTGCGCACGCCCGGCGCGCTGATCCCGTCCGCGGGAGGGGACGCGGCGCTGCGGATACTCGTCAACGGCGGGATCGACCTGCTGCCGCACTGGGCCCTCGTCGAACTGGGTCTGCCCCGCCGGTCCGCTCTGCGCGCCAGCGCCGAGCGGGCCTCGGTCCGCGCGCTGGCCGTGGCGCTGCGCTACGGCTGCGAGCCTTCCGTCGTCATCGAGACGGCCCGAACGCGCGCTCGGCGACCCGTGCCAGATGCTGTGCGAACACGGTCCCCGCATCGGGGTTGA
- a CDS encoding ATP-binding protein, which translates to MAVQREVAREQRVIIEAAETASTTELDGVARLLSPEGDGVCLLAAPGVTAHARRLTLSALESWGLGGLGEVAELLVAELVANAVRHTGGRSFALRVLCGSGRVRVELRDPSRALPCLIKGDADDDAGRGLRLVDLLADRWGVDLLSRGKSVWFELKVRTAAVA; encoded by the coding sequence ATGGCAGTACAGCGTGAAGTGGCGCGGGAGCAGAGAGTGATCATTGAGGCTGCAGAGACCGCGTCGACCACCGAGCTCGACGGGGTGGCCCGGCTGCTGTCGCCCGAGGGCGACGGGGTCTGTTTACTCGCGGCCCCCGGGGTCACGGCGCACGCCCGTCGGCTCACCCTGTCCGCCCTGGAGTCCTGGGGGCTGGGCGGCCTCGGTGAGGTGGCGGAGCTGCTGGTGGCCGAACTGGTCGCGAACGCGGTGCGGCACACCGGCGGACGGAGCTTCGCGCTGCGCGTCCTGTGCGGCTCCGGGCGGGTCAGGGTCGAGCTGCGGGATCCTTCGCGGGCGCTGCCCTGCCTGATCAAGGGCGATGCCGACGACGACGCCGGGCGCGGGCTGCGGCTGGTCGACCTGCTGGCCGACCGCTGGGGCGTGGATCTGCTGTCGCGCGGCAAGTCGGTCTGGTTCGAGCTGAAGGTGCGGACCGCCGCGGTCGCGTAG
- a CDS encoding enoyl-CoA hydratase-related protein, whose product MDRFVKLEVDEHAVGVIRLDRPKMNALDVAMQDKLKEVAEEAAARADVRAVILWGGERVFAAGADIKEMQRMSYTDMVQRGGALQGAFDAVARIPKPVVAAVTGYALGGGCELTLCADIRIAADDVKFGQPEILLGLIPGAGGTQRLSRLVGPAKAKDLIFTGRMIDAAEAHRIGLADQVVPAEEVFATAHAWAARLAAGPAFALRAAKEAVDRGIETDLDTGLTIERNLFAGLFATEDREIGMRSFVEEGPGKAKFN is encoded by the coding sequence ATGGACCGTTTCGTGAAGCTCGAGGTCGACGAGCACGCCGTCGGCGTCATCCGGCTCGACCGACCGAAGATGAACGCGCTCGACGTCGCGATGCAGGACAAGCTCAAGGAGGTCGCCGAGGAGGCGGCAGCCCGCGCCGACGTGCGTGCGGTGATCCTCTGGGGCGGCGAGCGGGTCTTCGCGGCCGGCGCCGACATCAAGGAGATGCAGCGCATGAGCTACACCGACATGGTGCAGCGCGGCGGTGCGCTGCAGGGGGCCTTCGACGCGGTGGCGCGCATCCCGAAGCCGGTCGTGGCCGCGGTCACCGGCTACGCCCTGGGCGGCGGCTGCGAGCTGACGCTCTGCGCGGACATCCGGATCGCCGCGGACGACGTGAAGTTCGGTCAGCCGGAGATCCTGCTCGGGCTGATCCCCGGCGCCGGCGGCACCCAGCGGCTGTCGCGGCTGGTCGGCCCGGCCAAGGCCAAGGACCTGATCTTCACCGGGCGCATGATCGACGCCGCCGAGGCGCACCGGATCGGCCTGGCCGACCAGGTCGTCCCGGCGGAGGAGGTCTTCGCGACCGCCCACGCCTGGGCCGCCAGGCTCGCCGCCGGCCCCGCGTTCGCGCTGCGCGCCGCCAAGGAGGCCGTGGACCGCGGCATCGAGACCGACCTCGACACCGGACTGACCATCGAGCGGAACCTCTTCGCGGGCCTCTTCGCCACCGAGGACCGCGAGATCGGCATGCGCAGCTTCGTCGAGGAGGGGCCGGGCAAGGCCAAGTTCAACTGA
- a CDS encoding L,D-transpeptidase encodes MVTILPKNGATGVDTNGTLKISAASGKLSGIAVTGDDGSKIDGTMSGDGSSWTPTGALHTGTKYSVVATATDTQGKAVTDRSSFTTLTPSATNIANFNVNPGDTYGVGMEVSLNFTSVVADAYKASVLKAVTVTADPAVDVQGHWFGNSRLDFRPQDYWAPGTKVTLHLHLNGVRTGQTGYGKQDKDVSFSIGRYQVSVADNSAHTLTIYSGPGVVRKKLPASLGDPDHTTYNGKMVISEKDPTVDMNSQTVGLGNAYRIKDVPHGMRLTTSGTFVHGNYWRPASVFGSENTSHGCVGLRDVQGGGDPSTPAAWFYNASLIGDVVQVVNSPDRIVSPDNGLNGWNMSWSAWTSN; translated from the coding sequence GTGGTCACGATCCTGCCCAAGAACGGTGCGACCGGCGTCGACACCAACGGCACGCTGAAGATCAGCGCCGCCTCGGGCAAGCTCAGCGGCATCGCCGTCACCGGCGACGACGGCAGCAAGATCGACGGGACGATGTCCGGCGACGGCAGCAGCTGGACGCCGACCGGCGCGCTGCACACCGGCACCAAGTACAGCGTCGTGGCCACGGCCACCGACACCCAGGGCAAGGCGGTCACCGACCGCTCCTCGTTCACCACGCTGACGCCCTCGGCGACCAACATCGCCAACTTCAACGTGAACCCGGGCGACACCTACGGCGTCGGCATGGAGGTCTCGCTCAACTTCACCTCCGTCGTCGCCGACGCGTACAAAGCCTCGGTGCTCAAGGCGGTCACCGTGACCGCCGACCCGGCCGTGGACGTCCAGGGCCACTGGTTCGGCAACAGCCGCCTGGACTTCCGTCCGCAGGACTACTGGGCGCCCGGCACCAAGGTGACGCTCCACCTGCACCTGAACGGCGTGCGCACCGGCCAGACCGGCTACGGCAAGCAGGACAAGGACGTCAGCTTCAGCATCGGCCGCTACCAGGTCAGCGTCGCGGACAACTCCGCGCACACGCTCACGATCTACTCCGGGCCGGGCGTGGTGCGGAAGAAGCTGCCCGCCAGCCTCGGTGACCCGGACCACACCACGTACAACGGCAAGATGGTGATCTCCGAGAAGGACCCCACCGTCGACATGAACTCCCAGACGGTCGGCCTGGGCAACGCGTACCGGATCAAGGACGTTCCGCACGGCATGCGGCTCACCACCTCCGGCACCTTCGTGCACGGCAACTACTGGCGTCCGGCGTCGGTGTTCGGCAGTGAGAACACCAGCCACGGCTGCGTCGGCCTCAGGGACGTCCAGGGCGGCGGGGACCCGTCGACCCCGGCGGCCTGGTTCTACAACGCCTCGCTGATCGGCGACGTGGTGCAGGTCGTGAACTCGCCGGACCGGATCGTCTCCCCGGACAACGGCCTGAACGGGTGGAACATGAGCTGGTCGGCCTGGACGTCCAACTGA
- a CDS encoding L,D-transpeptidase produces MHVNLWAGRIKRAVVGALLPATLLLAGCSGSSSAPSGSDAARVSAAQVTLTPVDGAAEVPAVGGVLASVRGGRLTDVRLKDADGVTVPGAVTADGASWTPTGKLLPETRYTLDAVATDKDGLQAAKHASFTTFVPRNTFIGFYNPVDRSTVGVGFIVTLRFNRSIADRAAVQRAISVTADPPVPVAPHWFGSQRVDFRPEHYWAPGTTVTLALHLKHVEGAPGVYGTQEKQIVFTVGRSQISTADTDADTLTVVRDGSTLRTLYISAGGPGHSTYDGVMVISEQDQVTRMDSHTVGLGSEYDIPAVPHAMRLTDSGTFVHGVYWRPASVFGRTNTSHGCVGLYDAPGGRSGTTPAGWFYDHSIIGDVVRVVGSSGDQVAPDNGMSGWNMSWKDWTANPAR; encoded by the coding sequence GTGCACGTGAACCTGTGGGCCGGACGGATCAAGCGAGCGGTCGTCGGGGCGCTGCTCCCGGCGACCCTGCTGCTTGCGGGCTGCTCCGGCTCCTCCTCCGCGCCGAGTGGCAGCGACGCCGCCCGTGTCTCCGCCGCGCAGGTCACGCTGACGCCGGTGGACGGCGCAGCCGAGGTGCCCGCCGTCGGCGGGGTGCTCGCGTCCGTGCGCGGGGGGCGGCTCACGGACGTGCGGCTCAAGGACGCCGACGGCGTGACCGTGCCGGGCGCGGTCACCGCCGACGGGGCGAGCTGGACGCCGACGGGCAAGCTGCTGCCCGAGACCCGCTACACGCTCGACGCCGTCGCCACGGACAAGGACGGCCTCCAAGCCGCGAAGCACGCGAGCTTCACCACGTTCGTGCCCAGGAACACCTTCATCGGCTTCTACAACCCCGTGGACCGCAGCACCGTCGGCGTCGGCTTCATCGTGACGCTGCGCTTCAACCGCTCGATCGCCGACCGCGCCGCGGTCCAGCGCGCGATCAGCGTCACGGCCGACCCGCCGGTGCCCGTCGCGCCGCACTGGTTCGGCTCGCAGCGGGTGGACTTCCGTCCGGAGCACTACTGGGCCCCCGGTACCACCGTGACCCTCGCGCTGCACCTGAAGCACGTCGAGGGGGCCCCCGGCGTCTACGGCACGCAGGAGAAGCAGATCGTCTTCACCGTCGGCCGCAGCCAGATCAGCACCGCCGACACCGACGCGGACACTCTCACCGTGGTCCGCGACGGCAGCACCCTGCGCACCCTCTACATCTCCGCGGGCGGGCCCGGCCACAGCACCTACGACGGCGTCATGGTGATCTCCGAGCAGGACCAGGTGACCCGGATGGACTCGCACACCGTCGGGCTGGGCAGCGAGTACGACATCCCCGCCGTCCCGCACGCCATGCGGCTGACGGACTCGGGCACCTTCGTGCACGGCGTCTACTGGCGTCCGGCCTCCGTGTTCGGCCGGACCAACACCAGCCACGGCTGCGTCGGCCTGTACGACGCCCCCGGCGGGCGCAGCGGGACCACCCCGGCCGGCTGGTTCTACGACCACTCGATCATCGGCGACGTGGTCAGGGTCGTCGGTTCCTCGGGCGACCAGGTCGCGCCGGACAACGGCATGAGCGGCTGGAACATGTCCTGGAAGGACTGGACCGCGAACCCGGCGCGGTAG
- the glgX gene encoding glycogen debranching protein GlgX, with protein MAVPAELRLPQEEPDPDAGRVVAARERVLPGSWQPLGARFHLGPDGRPGTNFAVWAGGAEGVELCLFDEEGGETRHTLREQSFQVWHGHVPDVLPGQRYGFRVHGRWDPWTGARWNPAKLLIDPYARAVDGSFELHDAVYGHVRNWPEADVADTVRDNRDSARYVPKAIVVHDTDDWLDDRRPKTPWADTVLYELHVRGFTRTMPGVPPELRGTYAGLAHPAAIGYLTRLGVTAVELLPVHQFADEEHLRRRGLGNYWGYNSIGYFAPHGAYAAGGTAGEQVGEFKRMVRALHAAGIEVILDVVYNHTAEGGEGGPTWSFRGLDNAGYYRLQPHNRRAYTDYTGCGNSLDATQPQTLRLITDSLRYWVTEMGVDGFRFDLAAALARTGFDVDMRAPFLSTVFQDPVLSRVKLIAEPWDVGLGGYQVGNFPPLWTEWNDRYRDTVRDFWRGVRPDVRELGYRLAGSSDLYQRGGRRPFASVNYVTAHDGFTLRDLVSYNGKHNEANGEDNRDGTNDNRSWNCGAEGETDSPSINALRRRQLRNLTATLLLSTGVPMLLAGDEFGRTQGGNNNAYCQDNEVGWIDWSLLDSDEWRPLQELTTRLIRLRREHPVLRRRAFFSGRPALPGGLPDLTWFTARGREMTEADWYAPGATLAMLLSGDDLTERDADGEPLTDDSFLLILHAHHRAIRFTLPGLPWARCYETVVDTSVEEQSAPDGRHWPAGDAVTVPGRSLQLLRVCAEDGR; from the coding sequence ATGGCGGTGCCCGCGGAGCTGCGACTGCCGCAGGAGGAGCCGGATCCCGACGCGGGGAGGGTCGTCGCCGCGCGGGAGCGCGTGCTGCCGGGCAGTTGGCAGCCGCTCGGCGCGCGGTTCCACCTGGGGCCCGACGGGCGACCAGGGACCAACTTCGCCGTCTGGGCGGGCGGCGCGGAGGGCGTCGAGCTGTGTCTCTTCGACGAGGAGGGCGGGGAGACCCGGCACACCCTGCGCGAGCAGAGCTTCCAGGTCTGGCACGGGCACGTGCCGGACGTGCTGCCGGGTCAGCGCTACGGCTTCCGCGTGCACGGGCGGTGGGACCCGTGGACCGGCGCGCGGTGGAATCCGGCCAAGCTGCTGATCGACCCCTACGCCAGGGCCGTCGACGGCTCCTTCGAGCTGCACGACGCCGTCTACGGCCATGTCCGCAACTGGCCGGAGGCCGACGTCGCCGACACCGTGCGGGACAACCGTGACTCCGCCCGCTACGTCCCGAAGGCCATCGTGGTCCACGACACCGACGACTGGCTGGACGACCGGCGGCCGAAGACCCCGTGGGCCGACACCGTCCTGTACGAGCTGCACGTCAGGGGCTTCACCCGGACCATGCCCGGGGTCCCGCCCGAGCTGCGCGGCACCTACGCCGGTCTGGCCCACCCCGCCGCGATCGGCTACCTGACCCGGCTCGGCGTCACCGCCGTCGAACTGCTTCCGGTGCACCAGTTCGCCGACGAGGAGCATCTGCGACGGCGCGGACTGGGGAACTACTGGGGCTACAACAGCATCGGCTACTTCGCGCCGCACGGTGCCTACGCCGCCGGCGGGACCGCGGGCGAGCAGGTCGGTGAGTTCAAACGGATGGTCAGGGCCCTGCACGCGGCCGGGATCGAGGTCATCCTCGACGTCGTCTACAACCACACCGCCGAGGGCGGCGAGGGCGGGCCGACGTGGTCGTTCCGCGGGCTGGACAACGCCGGGTACTACCGGCTGCAGCCGCACAACCGCCGGGCCTACACCGACTACACCGGCTGCGGCAACAGCCTGGACGCCACCCAGCCGCAGACGCTCCGGCTGATCACCGACTCGCTGCGCTACTGGGTCACCGAGATGGGCGTCGACGGCTTCCGCTTCGACCTCGCCGCCGCCCTGGCCCGCACCGGCTTCGACGTCGACATGCGCGCGCCCTTCCTCTCCACCGTCTTCCAGGACCCGGTGCTCAGCCGGGTCAAGCTGATCGCCGAACCCTGGGACGTGGGCCTCGGCGGCTACCAGGTGGGCAACTTCCCTCCGCTGTGGACGGAGTGGAACGACCGCTACCGCGACACCGTCCGCGACTTCTGGCGCGGCGTACGGCCCGACGTGCGCGAGCTCGGCTACCGGCTGGCCGGCTCCTCCGACCTCTACCAGCGGGGCGGCCGGCGGCCCTTCGCCTCGGTCAACTACGTCACCGCCCACGACGGCTTCACCCTGCGCGACCTGGTCTCCTACAACGGCAAGCACAACGAGGCCAACGGTGAGGACAACCGCGACGGGACCAACGACAACCGCTCCTGGAACTGCGGGGCCGAGGGCGAGACGGACTCGCCCTCGATCAACGCGCTGCGCCGCCGCCAACTGCGCAACCTGACGGCGACGCTGCTGCTCTCGACCGGGGTCCCGATGCTGCTGGCCGGGGACGAGTTCGGGCGCACGCAGGGCGGCAACAACAACGCCTACTGCCAGGACAACGAGGTCGGCTGGATCGACTGGTCGCTGCTGGACTCGGACGAGTGGCGGCCGCTGCAGGAGCTGACCACCAGGTTGATCCGGCTGCGCCGCGAGCATCCGGTGCTGCGCCGGCGGGCCTTCTTCTCGGGACGCCCCGCGCTTCCCGGCGGCCTGCCGGACCTGACCTGGTTCACCGCGCGAGGCCGCGAGATGACCGAGGCCGACTGGTACGCGCCCGGCGCGACCCTGGCCATGCTGCTCTCCGGCGACGACCTGACCGAGCGCGACGCGGACGGCGAGCCGCTCACGGACGACAGCTTTCTGCTGATCCTGCACGCCCACCACCGGGCGATCCGCTTCACCTTGCCGGGCCTGCCGTGGGCGCGCTGCTACGAGACCGTCGTCGACACCTCGGTCGAGGAGCAGTCCGCGCCGGACGGCCGGCACTGGCCGGCCGGGGATGCGGTCACCGTGCCCGGCCGGTCGCTGCAGCTGCTGCGGGTCTGCGCGGAGGACGGCCGGTAG
- a CDS encoding sigma-70 family RNA polymerase sigma factor produces MDHAPTPDAAFVSALYARYGRSVLGHVLRLVHGDYQRAEDLTQETFLKAWQHRDSLDLDRAAPWLHTVAHNLVVSAYRKAKARPAEAPLPDDDRGGLEDLGGEAELDRMLERWQLLEAMRGLRTEHREVLIEVYYLRRTVAETAEHLGIPVGTVKSRCYYGLRALRNVLEERGVTSR; encoded by the coding sequence GTGGACCACGCACCGACCCCGGATGCGGCCTTCGTCTCCGCGCTCTACGCGCGCTACGGAAGGTCGGTGCTGGGGCACGTCCTGCGGCTGGTGCACGGCGACTACCAGCGGGCGGAGGATCTCACCCAGGAGACCTTCCTCAAGGCCTGGCAGCACCGTGACTCGCTCGACCTGGACCGGGCCGCGCCGTGGCTGCACACGGTCGCGCACAACCTGGTGGTCTCCGCCTACCGCAAGGCGAAGGCCAGGCCCGCCGAGGCGCCCTTACCGGACGACGACCGGGGTGGCCTCGAGGACCTCGGCGGCGAGGCGGAGCTGGACCGGATGCTCGAACGCTGGCAGCTGCTGGAGGCGATGCGCGGACTGCGGACCGAGCACCGCGAGGTCCTGATCGAGGTCTACTACCTGCGCCGCACCGTCGCGGAGACGGCGGAGCACCTGGGCATCCCGGTCGGCACGGTCAAATCCCGCTGCTACTACGGTCTGCGGGCGCTGAGGAACGTTCTTGAGGAGAGAGGAGTGACATCCCGATGA